Part of the Polaribacter sp. Hel1_33_78 genome is shown below.
CACTTAAAAGCAATTTGGTTACTTATGATGGGTGTTACATTGCTGCGGCAAGGTGTTCATTTATCTAAATCAGAAGCTTAATTTTTTGAAATTATTTTACATGTTGCATGGATATAAAAAAATCACAGGTTTTAATATTAATTTAAAAAATGATATTTTCAGCAACTACTTATAGAACATTGAGTGGTACAAAAAAAATTATAGAAGTACCTCAAAAAAAGGCTACTCAATGGGTTATCTATAAGGATGATAAACCAACATATTTTGTCGATTTGTACGATTTACAAACAGAATCGAATGCTATGATGAATAGCTTAGTTTTGTGTGCAAAAAGATCGATAAGAGAGGTTTTGGAGCTAATAAATAAAAAGAATAATATAAACTTGTTTTTACCTAGAATTTCTCGCGTAGGTTTTAAGATCAAAGTGAGATCTGAATTAATAGAATTAAACTTAAAGCCAATCCCAAAAGAGTGGTTAGCTTATTCTTTGTAAAAATTATAGAATATGAAGTTCTTTTTTTTGTTATGAATCAATATTTGCGTCATTGTGAAGGATGAAGTAATCTTTTTATTTTAAAAGCTTATTTTTCCCCACTTCTTTATAATGACGCTTTTTTAAACTTATTGTCAAAATCAATATCTCTTTTATTAATTTATTTTATTGATGATTTTTTCGCCTTCAATATTATTTCTAGTGGTAATTATAAATTTATTATTACATCCTAAATACTACTTAAATAAATTTGTGTTTTTACTAATTGTCAAATAGTAACCTTAAGGTTTCAACTTTATTTTTGAAAGAATTAATTTTACGAACATCCTTTCTAGTAAGTCCTTTTATATTTTGTTGACAATCAAAATCTTCACAAAATACAGATTCTATATGGTTAGAATGTCCATTTGGACAAATATATATGTCTTTTTGTTTTCCTAATAGTCCTTTTAATTTTTTAAATTCTCCTTTGTCTTTAAGGAGTTCAAAGTGTTTAATTATTTTATTCATTACTTTTAAATCATCTTTCGTGTAATTTTCTTTTTCAATTGATAAACAGCTTATTGCAATTTCTATAAAATCACTTTCTAATAAGTTTATTATTTTTTGTGGCGAGAATAGTTTGTTAATTTCTAAAATTTTAAAAACAGCATCAGGTTCATCTGGAAGTGTTTTATATAATTTATCTATTGCTCGTTTAGGATCTGTATCTCTAAGATAATTGGAAAAATTACGGATTAAAACTATTTCCTTTTCATCATCAGAGTTAATTTTAAGAGCAAAATAATTATATAGAAAACTATCAATTAAGTTTTCAGACAAATCAGATATTGGGTTCTGTTGAAGAAAATTCCATTCATCTTGAACTAATTTTTTTTTGGCTCTTACTTTTTTAATTATATGTTTTTTGGTCAATTCATTTTTCAGGATATCATTTGAAATGTATTTTTTTGAAGCAGTATTGACATCTTTAACTTGTGATTTTTTATAGTTAATAATAACAGCTGTTCCTGAAATAGATATCATAAGCATTGATTTATTTCCCCCCGAAATTTCATCAAAATCAATGGATAGTCCTAAAATTGCATTCGCACCAAGATTGATTGCTTTAACTTTTAAATTTTGAATTGAACTGTCATAAATACTTTGTAATTTGTTTTGATAAGAATTTGATGCACCTCCAAAAACATCTAAAAGAGAAGCCCCGATATCCGAAAATAAATTTGTACCTAAAACAATATTATTATTTATTACACCTAAATACTTCTCAATTTTCTCGCCTTCAACACTATTTGTTGAGGTGATTATAAATTCATTTTTCATAGCAATGCCTTTTTTAAAGTTTTAAAAGTAACTACTTATATAAAAGTATTCTATGATATAAATCATTGAAGCTATTCTTAATAACTTTTATGTTTGCTTGCAAATAAATTGAACTAAAACTAATAAGTATTTTGATGAAAGGAGAAATAAACAAAGTATGTATGAATGATATAATTACCCTTGACATAGCAAATCAATTAATACAACAGAAGAAAAAATTTAAAAGAAATAGAAAGAATATGAGTTTGATTACTACTATACTCGTGATTCAATTTATAATAACGGTAATAGGTGTATTTATATTTTCACAATATAGTTAAGTAAATAAACAGATTAGTTGGCATTGATCAGAACTCCAATAAAAAAATAACTTGAAGAATCCGAAAAAAACTTATTTAAATACTTTTAAAGAGCATTCAAAAGAAGAATTAATTAAGGAGATGATTTTTAAGGAAAAGGAGCTTAAAAGTCAGAATTTTGAAATTAAAAAAATGCTACTGAAAATTAGCAATAGACTTCATGTTTTAGTGCTGTTTTTAGTTTTTATTTCAATAATTTTTATTTTAATGGTGCTCTACTTGTAAGCTAGATGCTTCCTGTTGTTCAATCTTTTTGAAGTTCTAAAAATAACTATTTATTTCCTTTAATATGGTATCATGGGATTATCTTTTGTATGCCAAAATTAATTATGGTATTTCATCAAAATTAAAGCTACATATTTCGTCTATATTGCCCACCTACTGTAAACAACGCTTCTGTAATTTGGCCTAAAGAGCATACTTTTGTTGCTTCCATTAATTTGCCAAATAAGTTTTCGTTCTGAACTGCGGCTTGCTGTAAAATTCTAATTTGTGTTACAACTTTATTTGGATTTGCTTTATTTAATAACTCTTTTGTTTTAATTTGGAATAGCTTTTCTTCTTCGGTTGCACGAATAACTTCTGCTGGCTGAATAGTAGGAGATCCTTTAGAGCTTAAGAATGTATTTACACCAATAATTGGAAAATCTCCATTATGTTTCAATGTTTCATAATACAAACTTTCTTCCTGAATCTTAGAACGTTGATACATGGTTTCCATGGCTCCTAAAACGCCTCCACGTTCTGTAATTCTATCGAATTCTAATAGTACAGCTTCTTCTACTAAATCTGTTAATTCTTCAATAATAAAAGCACCTTGTATGGGGTTTTCATTTTTTGTTAACCCTAGTTCTTTATTGATAATTAACTGAATGGCCATGGCTCTTCGAACTGACTCTTCTGTTGGCGTAGTAATGGCTTCGTCATATGCATTTGTATGTAAAGAATTACAATTATCATTAATGGCATATAAAGCCTGTAATGTAGTCCTGATATCATTAAAATCAATTTCTTGCGCGTGTAAAGAGCGTCCAGAAGTTTGAATATGGTATTTTAACATTTGCGCTCTATCATTTGCACCATACTTATTTTTCATGGCTTTTGCCCAAATTTTACGTGCAACTCTACCAATTACTGAATATTCGGGATCTATTCCGTTAGAAAAGAAAAACGATAAGTTTGGACCAAATTTATTAATATCCATTCCACGGCTCAGGTAATATTCAACATACGTAAATCCGTTAGACAAGGTTAATGCCAATTGTGTAATTGGGTTCGCACCGGCTTCTGCAATATGATACCCAGAAATGGAAACTGAATAAAAGTTTCGAATTTGTTTTTCAATGAAATATTCTTGCACATCTCCCATTAATCGCAACGCAAATTCCGTAGAAAAAATACAAGTATTTTGTGCCTGATCTTCTTTTAAAATATCGGCTTGTACAGTTCCTCTGACTTGGGCTAGTGTATCTTTTTTTATTTGTTCATATATAGCAAAAGGTAACACCAAATCGCCAGTTATCCCCAACAACATTAATCCTAGTCCATTATTTCCTTCCGGTAATTCTCCTTGATAACTTGGTCTTTCTAACCCTTTAGAATCGTAAATTTCTTTCAGCTTAGTTTCAACTTGTCTCTCTAATTGTTGCTCTTTAATATATTTTTCGCAATTCTGATCGATAGCAGCATTCATAAAGAATCCTAACAACATTGGAGCCGGTCCGTTTATGGTCATAGAAACAGAAGTCATATGATGACTCAAGTCAAAGCCAGAATATAATTTTTTAGCATCATCTAAACAACAAATAGAAACTCCTGCATTTCCAATTTTACCATAAATATCTGGTCTATGTCCAGGGTCATTTCCATATAAAGTAACAGAATCAAAAGCCGTTGACAAACGTTTTGCGTCCATTCCTAAGCTTACATAATGAAAACGTCTGTTAGTTCTTTCAGGGCCGCCCTCACCAGCAAACATTCTTGTTGGGTCTTCACCAGTTCTTTTAAATGGATACAAACCTGCTGTATATGGGAATTCTCCTGGTACGTTTTCTTGCAAATTCCAGCGCAATAAATCGCCCCAAGCTTGATATTTAGGTAAACTAATTTTTGGAATTTTGGAGTGTGAAAGTGATTCGCTGTGTGTTTCTATATTTATTTCTTTACCACGAACTTTAAAAGTATACATAGGGTTTTTATACTTCTGAAATTTCTCTTGCCAGTTTAAAATAATTTCCCAGTTGTAGGGATTTAGATTTAGTTTTACTTTTTCAAATTGCGCTATTAATAATTTGATAAATTCTTTGTCATTTTTATCTTTAACTTGTTTTAGGATTTCATCCTGCTCCAATCCGGATTTTATAAGAATAGATTGCTTCATTTCGTTTAAAATGACAGATAAAATGGTTTGATAAATTCCATATAATTTCTGAGCAACCACCACTTGCTCATCAACTTTTTTATCATAGGCTCTATTATTTTCTGCAATTTCTGAAAGATAGCGCACTCTCGCTGGTGGAATTACGAATATCTTTTCAGACATTTCTGAAGTAATTTTAAAAGAAGATGTTAAGTCGGCTCCTGTTTTCTCAACCAATGTATCCATAATACTTTTGTACAAAGTATTCATTCCTGGGTCATTAAATTGTGATGCAATTGTGCCATAAACAGGTAAATCATCTTGATGAATATGCCACAAATTATTGTTACGCATGTATTGCTTTTTTACATCACGAACAGCATCTAATGCACCTCTTTTATCAAATTTATTAATGGCAACTAAATCAGCATAATCAAGCATGTCAATTTTTTCTAATTGAGTTGCAGCACCAAATTCTGGTGTCATTACATATAAAGATGTGTCTGAATGTTCTATAATTTCAGTGTCAGATTGTCCAATTCCAGAAGTCTCCAAAATGATTAAATCGAATTCTGCTGCTTTTAAGACTTGCACTGCTTCATGCACATATTTAGACAAAGCTAAGTTAGATTGACGCGTTGCTAAAGAACGCATATAAACACGAGAATTATTGATGGCGTTCATTCTAATTCTATCGCCTAAAAGCGCTCCGCCTGTCTTTCTTTTTGATGGGTCAACAGAAATTAAACCCACCGTTTTATTTGGAAAATCACTAAGAAATCTGCGAACCAATTCATCAACTAAAGAAGATTTTCCGGCACCACCAGTTCCTGTTATTCCTAAAACAGGTGTTTTTGAATTTTTATTTTTATCATGAATTTTTTCTAAGGTTTCTTTGGCAACTTCTGGGAAGTTTTCTGCCGAGGAGATTACTCTTGCAATTTTACCAATTTCTTTATTTGATAAATCTTTTAGAGTCACCTTTAAAGTATTCCCAATTGCAAAATCAGAAGTTTGAACCAAATCATTAATCATCCCTTGCAACCCTAATTCACGGCCATCATCAGGAGAATAAATTCTAGTGATTCCATACTCCATTAAATTTTTAATTTCTTCAGGAAGAATTACGCCGCCACCGCCGCCAAAAATCTTAATATGTCCTGCGCCTTTTTCTTGTAATAAATCAAACATATATTTAAAATACTCATTATGACCTCCTTGATACGAAGTTATCGCAATAGCATTTACATCTTCTTGAATGGCACAATTCACCACTTCTTCTACACTTCTGTCATGACCTAAATGTATAACTTCAACTCCTGTAGATTGAATAATTCTACGCATAATATTGATAGCAGCATCATGACCATCAAAAAGAGCTGCGGAAGTTACAATACGTACTTTATATTTAGGTTTGTAAGGTGTAATTTGTTTCATTCGTAATTAATGTTTGATTTTAAGGGTGCAATTTACGAAAATCTTAAAAAAAATAACGAATCTTTAATGGTTTATAAATTTAATTCCAAAAAAGAATATCTTTGTAAAACGATTACTTTCTAAATTTTTGATATGACTTTTAAAAAACAAATTCAACAGGGAATTCCAAATATTTTACCAAAAAAAATTGCGTACGATTTAGAGATAAATCATGCTCCGAAAAGAAAAGATATTCTATCTAAGGATGAAAAAAAGTTAGCCTTAA
Proteins encoded:
- a CDS encoding YbjQ family protein; this encodes MKNEFIITSTNSVEGEKIEKYLGVINNNIVLGTNLFSDIGASLLDVFGGASNSYQNKLQSIYDSSIQNLKVKAINLGANAILGLSIDFDEISGGNKSMLMISISGTAVIINYKKSQVKDVNTASKKYISNDILKNELTKKHIIKKVRAKKKLVQDEWNFLQQNPISDLSENLIDSFLYNYFALKINSDDEKEIVLIRNFSNYLRDTDPKRAIDKLYKTLPDEPDAVFKILEINKLFSPQKIINLLESDFIEIAISCLSIEKENYTKDDLKVMNKIIKHFELLKDKGEFKKLKGLLGKQKDIYICPNGHSNHIESVFCEDFDCQQNIKGLTRKDVRKINSFKNKVETLRLLFDN
- a CDS encoding methylmalonyl-CoA mutase family protein, with protein sequence MKQITPYKPKYKVRIVTSAALFDGHDAAINIMRRIIQSTGVEVIHLGHDRSVEEVVNCAIQEDVNAIAITSYQGGHNEYFKYMFDLLQEKGAGHIKIFGGGGGVILPEEIKNLMEYGITRIYSPDDGRELGLQGMINDLVQTSDFAIGNTLKVTLKDLSNKEIGKIARVISSAENFPEVAKETLEKIHDKNKNSKTPVLGITGTGGAGKSSLVDELVRRFLSDFPNKTVGLISVDPSKRKTGGALLGDRIRMNAINNSRVYMRSLATRQSNLALSKYVHEAVQVLKAAEFDLIILETSGIGQSDTEIIEHSDTSLYVMTPEFGAATQLEKIDMLDYADLVAINKFDKRGALDAVRDVKKQYMRNNNLWHIHQDDLPVYGTIASQFNDPGMNTLYKSIMDTLVEKTGADLTSSFKITSEMSEKIFVIPPARVRYLSEIAENNRAYDKKVDEQVVVAQKLYGIYQTILSVILNEMKQSILIKSGLEQDEILKQVKDKNDKEFIKLLIAQFEKVKLNLNPYNWEIILNWQEKFQKYKNPMYTFKVRGKEINIETHSESLSHSKIPKISLPKYQAWGDLLRWNLQENVPGEFPYTAGLYPFKRTGEDPTRMFAGEGGPERTNRRFHYVSLGMDAKRLSTAFDSVTLYGNDPGHRPDIYGKIGNAGVSICCLDDAKKLYSGFDLSHHMTSVSMTINGPAPMLLGFFMNAAIDQNCEKYIKEQQLERQVETKLKEIYDSKGLERPSYQGELPEGNNGLGLMLLGITGDLVLPFAIYEQIKKDTLAQVRGTVQADILKEDQAQNTCIFSTEFALRLMGDVQEYFIEKQIRNFYSVSISGYHIAEAGANPITQLALTLSNGFTYVEYYLSRGMDINKFGPNLSFFFSNGIDPEYSVIGRVARKIWAKAMKNKYGANDRAQMLKYHIQTSGRSLHAQEIDFNDIRTTLQALYAINDNCNSLHTNAYDEAITTPTEESVRRAMAIQLIINKELGLTKNENPIQGAFIIEELTDLVEEAVLLEFDRITERGGVLGAMETMYQRSKIQEESLYYETLKHNGDFPIIGVNTFLSSKGSPTIQPAEVIRATEEEKLFQIKTKELLNKANPNKVVTQIRILQQAAVQNENLFGKLMEATKVCSLGQITEALFTVGGQYRRNM